The nucleotide sequence GTCGAGCCGGCGTACGGTTGCACCGCCCAGTCCAGCCGACCGCATTGTGCGATGACCGGGTTGTACTGGACGTCGACGGCCGCGGTCAGCGTGGTGTGCTCCTGCGGGTCGTTGCAGGCTTGCCAGGTCACGCCGGTCGTCTTCCAGCGGGTGTTGAACGCCTGGATTACGTCGTTGTAGCCCAACGGGTAGGCCTCGGTGAACTCGTAGTTGCCCTGATCGTCGGTGACCGAGGTGTTCTGGCCGCCCTCCTGGGCGTTGTTGGTGCGATCGAGGTTCTGCACCGTGAACTTCGGCACGCCGGCCTCTCCGGTGTCACACCGTCCGTTGCCGTTGGTGTCGATGCAGATCTTGCCGCTGATCCGGGTCCACCACTCCAGTAGTGGAACCACTCCGAGGTCGGTGACCTTGCCGTTGGACACCGTCACGTTGAAGGAGTCGAAGATGTAGTCCTGCAGCTGGTCCCAGACTGCGACCGAGTAGGAACCGTCCGGCACGCCCTTGATCGTGAAGCTGCCGTCGAGGGCGGCATTGGAGGCCCAGATGGTCTTGTCACCGTTGTTGAGGTCGGACAGCGTGACCCACGGGTGGTGCACGGGACGGTCGAACTTGTAGCCGGCGGTGCCTGCGTTACCGCCGGTACCCGGCAGACCACCCAGGCCCGGGTAGTAGGCCGCGGCACCCATGATCTTGCCGGTGATCGACCCGGTGGGCAGCGGTGTGCGTGGCGCCCGCGGAACGGTGTTGCAGGCCGGATCGGACGGCGCACGCCAACGGTTAGGGTTGGTCAGTCCGGCGAAGTCGACGGTTCCGAAGGCCGGATTGACCATGCAGCCGGCCCTGACGAAGCCGAACTGGACCTGGGGCACCAACTCGCCGCCGACCAGCAATTCCGTGTCGTAGCCGGTGGAGTTGGCCTGCGGCCAGGTGTCGAAGTCGTGGTTGCCCTCCAGCGTGGTGGTCTGAACCCAGCAGGCCTGGTCGTTGATGGCGGTGGAGGTCAGCGACGCCTGCGTGGTGCCCAGCACCGGGCAAGTCTGCTGCGGCGGGAGGAGCCTGCCGCTGGCTGGGTCGACGCCCCCGACCTGATCGGCGATCACCGAGGAGCCGTAACGGTTCGGCGCCATGTTCGGAATCAGGATGTCGCCGTTGGAGTCACTTGTGCACGAGCCGGTGGCCGGACCATCGACCTCGAAATTACCGCGGACGTGGTGTTTCGGGTCGACGATCGGCCGACCATCCAGACCGAGTTTCACGGTGTAGAACGTGTCGGTCGGGTCTGGGTGGGAGCGCGTGTAGGCGGGACTGAGCAGGTATGCCGTGCACAGCGGGTTGTTGTAGTAGTCGACGTTGACCGGTCCGTCGTAGTCGGTCAGGTGGGCGTTGTAGCCCGGCAGCCCGAACTCCGACTGCTCGTCCCACTGGCCGTTGGTGGAGGCCATGTCGCCATAGACCTTGAGCCGGATGTTGGTCAGCGGGATCGGCAATGGGTTCAGGCTGACCGCGATCGCGCCGCTGGAGGTGACATCCAGGCCGCGGTAGACGCCGTCGGTCACCGAGAAGTGCGCGCCACCGATCTGGAAGCCGTTGGCGGTGACCGAGACCAGGTACTTTCCGTTGGGCAGACCGCGCCCCTTGCCGGCGACCTGCAAAGGCAGCGCCGTGCTCGTGTTCCAATCCGACTGGCTTCCGTCGGACACCACGGGGCTCGAGGTGATGTTGTGGATCGAGGGCCAGTTGCAGGCGGCGGGACTCGGCGAGCCGTCCGCGGTGATCGGGCTGCTGCCGTCGCTCGGATTGGGGTAGTTGGGATTACCGGCGGGGTTCGTAGAGGTGATCGGATGACACGTCTTGACCTCGGAGGCGAGCGGGGTCTTGCGGTCCGGGCCGAGCGTCACGCCACCGGTGTTGTCCTTGTTGAGCAGCCACTTGTACGTGGAAACCGGGTCGTTCTTGCTCGGTCCCTGACCACCGATGTGCGATCCGGGAAGGATTGAGTCCTCCGCCGCGCGCACACACAACGTCCCGGCGGCCTTGGTCGAGCAGCCCGACAGGTCCAGCGCGGGATTGGGGTGTCCGTTGGCCGTCCAGCCGGCGGGCGCGGGCGCGGCGGCCGAGGGACCGGCGGCGTAGGCCAGCATGGGCGCCGCCAGCGCGGCGACGAGCAGCACGATGCGGATGCGGGCGGTTCGGCGGAAGCTAGGACGACCGGCTCTGAACATCGAGGACTCCCCTGTGATCACGCCACGACCTTCGGCGCTGTCGAGCAGTGAAGCCCCGGGCGGCCTCGTTGCGACACCACTATGAGGAGCCCGTAATCGCAGATGAAACCCCTCTCACCTGATGAGGGTTGGCCGTTGGCGGGATGACGGATCCGTCATGCAGGCGAGCAAACCGTCACGTGGACGTTCCGCCGATGGCCGCGGTCGTAGCGTGACCGGCATGCTCGCTCGGATCGTCGGCAAACTGGGCCTGTTGGCTGCGGCGTTGCTCGCCGCGCTCGTCGTCCAGATCATGTTTTCGCCGGTCTCGCAGGCACATTCCGTGTTGTTGTCCAGCACGCCGCAGGACGGTCAGGTGCTGGCGAGCGCGCCGGCTTCGATCCGGCTGCAGTTCAGCGAGGCCGTCGACCCGGCGTTCACGCAAGCGAGCGTCGTCGATAGTCAGGGGCGGGCGTTCACCCCGACGTCCACCGCACTGGTCGGTGACGCGGTTCTCGTGCTGGGCTTGCCACCGCTACCGGATGAGACCTACCGGGTGAGCTGGCGCACCGTCGCGACCGACGACCGCCATCAGACCTCTGGCGTGGTGGTCTTCGGCATCGGCGTCAGCGCCGCGGTAGGCCCGACGATGGCGGCCGATCCGTTCCCGAACGCCTCGGAAACCCTGCTGCGCTGGCTGACTCTGCTCGGGTTGAGCGCGCTCACCGGCGGCCTGCTGCTCAGTTGGCTACCTCGCTTCGGACGGGTGCGGCTAGCCGCGCCGATCGCAGGGACGTTGACCCGGGTCAGCGTCGTCGGCGGGGCCTGCGCGCTGGCAGCAATGCTGGCCCTGGCCATTCTGCAAGCGGGCGGCACAGCGGCGTTGATCGCGCTACGAACGGCTCCGTTCGGTCAGCGATCCGCCATTCGAGTGCTGGCGACGGTGGTGTTGCTGCTGGCTGCCCTCGGGCACCGACGGATAACGGCCATCGTGCGCGTGCGGTATCTGGCGGGAGCCGTCGAGCTGGGCGTGCTGGCCACGGTCGTCGGCACGACGGCCTTGCTCGGACACGACGCCGGTTCCCCGTCTCGGGTGATCATCGGTTCCGTTCATCTGGTCTTCGCGCTGGCTTGGTGCGGATCTCTGATCGGCAGCGCGGTCACCGCGGCGGCCTTGTGCCGCGGGCGCCGGGCCGATGCCGAGCACAAGCGGCAGTTCCTGCAGCTCCTGAAGGCCTTCGGCACCGTGGCTATCGCCTGCGTGGCCATCTTGGCCGTCACCGGGGTGCTACTGACGGGCAGTGCGGCCCGCACGGTGGATGCCCTGCTGCTGTCGACGTACGGGCACGTGCTGCTGATCAAACTCAGTCTCGCTCTCGCGGGCGGCCTACTGGGCTGGTCGGCGCACCGGCTGCTACGACGGGCTCACCCCACTGTGCGCCCGCGTGCGTTGATGGTCGAGGCGGTGATGCTGGTGCTGGTGTTGGGCGGTGGCGCGGCGCTGGCCGGCACCACCCCGCCCCAGGGTTCCCAATGGCGCCCCGCAGTGCCGGTGGCCGGCAGCGTGACCGTCTCCGGAGAGACCGCCGGGCTGGTGGAATCGGTCCGGATCGCCCCCAACCGGCCGGGCCACAACTTCGTCACCGTCGGGGTTTTCGACTCCCGGCGACCGGTGCTGGGCCCGATCTCGCAGGTCTGGATCGAGCTCACCGGACCTGGTGGGCAGCACGTCCAAAACCCAGCGACCTCCTCTTCCGGGCAGTGGGTGCTACCGACTGACGCCCTCGACGTCTCGGGCATTTGGTCTGTGCAAGTCCGAGTCGCTCGGGACGGGCAAC is from Jatrophihabitans telluris and encodes:
- a CDS encoding copper resistance protein CopC codes for the protein MLARIVGKLGLLAAALLAALVVQIMFSPVSQAHSVLLSSTPQDGQVLASAPASIRLQFSEAVDPAFTQASVVDSQGRAFTPTSTALVGDAVLVLGLPPLPDETYRVSWRTVATDDRHQTSGVVVFGIGVSAAVGPTMAADPFPNASETLLRWLTLLGLSALTGGLLLSWLPRFGRVRLAAPIAGTLTRVSVVGGACALAAMLALAILQAGGTAALIALRTAPFGQRSAIRVLATVVLLLAALGHRRITAIVRVRYLAGAVELGVLATVVGTTALLGHDAGSPSRVIIGSVHLVFALAWCGSLIGSAVTAAALCRGRRADAEHKRQFLQLLKAFGTVAIACVAILAVTGVLLTGSAARTVDALLLSTYGHVLLIKLSLALAGGLLGWSAHRLLRRAHPTVRPRALMVEAVMLVLVLGGGAALAGTTPPQGSQWRPAVPVAGSVTVSGETAGLVESVRIAPNRPGHNFVTVGVFDSRRPVLGPISQVWIELTGPGGQHVQNPATSSSGQWVLPTDALDVSGIWSVQVRVARDGQPAVSTQYRWAVGGTVGGPARRVFSQLPMSAVADAVTAGLVLVLLVGLALTLRRRVKPAARLSTSAPLTEDDPQWEADANTRTRQSV